The window TGCGAGAAAATTGCTCACTATTGCTTTTGCTGTGCTTAAATCCAACCGACCCTACTCCTCTACCATTGCATTTCCTTCTTGACTGCGCCCTTTAACTGGCATACCGGACTTTGATCCGGTATCCAGCTAGGACAATATCACCCTCAAATTACCTGTCACTTTGGAGCACTATTGTCCCTGCTGGATACCAAATCTAGTTTGGTATGACAATGAAGGTGTAGGTAGTGAGCTTTAGCTGATTTGTCATGCGTTGGTAAGCAAGACTATGAATATTCAGCCTAATCATTCGTTTACTGAAGAGATGCTAACAATAACTTGAGAGCATCGCTGACAGGAGACATCTCTTGCAGATATTCTTCATGGCTCATTTCATTGATATATTTCCCAGTGATTTTTCCTTGGATCATGCTTAACATGGGGAAGCCTTTGCTAATTGGTCCTACCACTTTTTCAGTAAGGACAAAAAATCTTTTATTTTGCATCGTCATCCAGTGATCTTGTTCATAGATACAGTGACCGTCTAGGTAGAAGCCAGGAATTTTACCACCATATTTATGACAAAGAGCTTGATAGTGTTTGGCCATGGTTTCGTCACCGTCTAGAGAATAACTATCACCGGCACCACTGATACGGCGACTATACATACCCGGTTGTTCATCTGGCAGCACATTCTCCAAATAAGTACCGGTGTCCCCTGCTAAACAAGGCATCTTTTTGTCAGTAGCTAAAGCTTCCCAATAGGCTTTTGCTTTCAATTTAGCATTTTCCACTTCATTCACACCTGTTTCTTGTACCCGAATATCATCTATGCCAACATCAGCGGGAACTAATAGTCTGATATTAGGATTGAGACGCGCTAATAATTCAGCATAGCGATTAATTTTGCCGGGATTGGAGGTGGCGAGGAGAATATCCATGAGGTAGAGCTAAGAGCGAAGAGCTGAGAGCTAAGATGAGGCAAGCCGGAGAATTTCTAGAAGCCTAGATGTTCTTTTAAGTAAGTTGCTACCTGGTCGATAGCTATTCTGTCTTGTTTCATACTATCTCTTTCTCGAATGGTTACTTTGTTGTCATTGGCAGTTTCGAAATCTACTGTAATACAATAGGGCGTGCCGATTTCATCTTGGCGACGATAACGTTTACCGATAGAGCCCGAAGTATCGAAATCGCTATTATAGGTATCTTTCACTAAAGCCCAAACTTTTTGGGCTTGCTCGGTAAGCTTATTACTTAAAGGTAATATCGCTGTTTTATAGGGGGCAATGCGGGGATTTAATTTTAGCACCACTCGGCTAGAATCCTCCCCTTCTTTGCCTGCCAATTGTTCTTCATGATAGCTGCTGAGCAGGATCATAAGAAAGGTGCGAGTGAGACCGAAAGTAGGTTCCACTACATGGGGAATGAACTTTTCATTAGTAAAAGGATCAAAGTATTGTAGGTCCTCACCACTTTTCTCCATGTGATTTTTGAGGTCGAAATCTGTACGATAAGCTAAACCAAAAAGCTCTTTCCAACCAAAAGGAGTTTCAAATTCAATATCAACCGTTCTCTTGGAATAATGAGAAAGCTCATCTTGAGTGTGTTCTCGCACTCTAGTTCTCTTGGTATCAATGCCGATATGCTCTACCCAACGTTTCATTTCTGCTAGCCAATACTCAAAGGTTGTTTCCCAGGTAGAAGGATGGATAAAATATTCGAATTCCATCAAATCAAACTCCAATGTGCGGAAAATAAAATTTCCTGGAGTAATTTCATTGCGGAATACTTTACCTATTTGAGCTATTCCAAATGGGACTTTCTTGCGAGATGTATTGAGAACATTTTTGAAATTGGTGAACATTGATTGGGCTAACTCACCTCTCAGATAAACAGTTTCAGCATCTTTACTCACCGGGCCAATAAATGTTCTAAAAAGTAAGTTGAATACTCGGCATTCAGTAAAATTATGTTCACCACATTTGGGACAAGCGATTTTATTTTGCAAGATTAACTTATCAAGATCTTCTAGGCTTAAGCCCTCAACTTTTACACCTTCTAAAGCATTTTCAATTAAGTGATCAGCGCGTAATCGTGACTTACAGCTCTTACAGTCTACTTGAGCATCATTAAAGTTCGCCACATGTCCCGATGACTCCCATACTTTAGGATTCATTAATACTGCGGCATCAATACCAACCATATCTTGGCGACTACGGACAAAGAATCGCCACCATTCTTGAGCAATATTATTTTTCAATTCTACGCCCAAGGGACCATAATCCCAAGCATTAGCCAGACCGCCATAAATCTCTGAACCAGGGAAAACAAATCCTCTTTGTTTGCAAAGTGAAACGAGGGTATCCATAGTTAATTCTGCCATACAAAATCAGCGTAAATAGCGCAAGCACTCTAGCACAAGAAGTCAGAATTCTGAACTATGATCAAACAAAAAAAGCCTAGGTCTTTTCCCTAAGCTTTTCAATTCAGCACTCAGCACTCCTAATTCTTCTGCTCTTTCTTCTGATTTCTAAAATCTAAAAGTGCATTTTGAAATACACCTAAGAATTGCTCTGCAGTTACATGACTCAAATTAACACGGGCCATTACTTTGATAGTAGTGGGATTTACACCAGGCAAAATATAACCGAAATCAATTAAGATATCATTTTCTTTGACACTAACCGATGCAGCATTAGCATACACTCCAGCTTGCATCTCGTCCTTTACCTGTACATTAATTACATTTTGCTGTTGCTGCTGTTGTTGATTTTGAGCTTGATCATGAGCCATAGAATAAAATTACTGATTACTAACTATGAGTGTGTTATCCCACTGTTCACTTCGCATTTCGAATTTCGCACTATTCCTTCTTCTCTTCACCACCTTCAGCAGGAGCTGCTTCACCACCTTCAACTGGAGCCGCGCCTTCAGCAGGCATTTCACCTTCAGCAGGAGCTGCTGGTGTCTCAATCACTTCTTCTTTTGGTAGAATCGCTTGAGCGATAACTGTTTCTGGATCTTCACTTACTTCTACATTTGCGGGGATAGTCAAATCGCTTACATGAATCATGTCATTGATTTCAGCTAACTTGCTAATATCTACTTGAATCTCATGAGGAAGATCGGCTGGGAGACAAGTGATTTCCAATTCGTCTTTATTGTGGACGATAATAGCAGACAAAGTGCGTACTGCAGCAGATTCGCCAACAAAATTCAAAGGTACAGTGGTAGTTAACTTTTCATTCATCTTTACCCGATAAAAATCTACATGGCGAGGAGCTTCGCTGGTAGGATCAAAAGTTACTTCGTAAATAATTGTTTTTACGGCCTTACCATCAACGGTTAAGTCTACGATGGTGTTGCTACCAGCCTCTTTAAACACTTTAGTAAACTCTTTTGCATTGAGTTCAATATGATCAGTAGGATTACCATGACCATACACTACACCTGGAATAATACCTTTTGCCCGAAGATCTTTGACCTTCTTGCCGATGACGTCACGCTTGTTAGCGGCTAATGAAATTGAATTACCCATAAAATACTTTTAAACACTTAAAAAGCGCGGCTATAGTACTGCAAGTTTAGGGAAATTACAAATTACGAATTACGAATTACAAATGATATGAGTAAGGAGTTAATGGAGAAGAAACTTATCCATGAGATAGTGCCATAGTTGCTCGGGGATGAAGTGGCGTAGGCGTAATAGTCTTTTGGAGTCTTTGCCTACTGGGTAGCGTAATTTTTGCTTATTGTCTGTGGCCGCTTGGTAAATTACTTGAGCGACAATGCTGGGATCAGCATCATTCCAGGACTCACTGTTTTTCATGAGCTGCTCATATAATATTTTGTATTCAGGTACTTTGTGAATATCGGTAGTGATCAGTGAGCGGCTGAAAAAATCTGTGCTAGTGGAGCCTGGTTCTACTAATTTAATTCTGATACCAAATTGCTTGATCTCGTATTGCAATGCTTCAGAGAAACCCTCTACCGCAAACTTGGAAGCAGTATATAAGCTATGAAAAGGTAATGCGATTTTGCCCAACATAGAAGAGATATTGATAATCGTGCCATTTTTTTGCCTACGCATGGCAGGCAATACTGCACGACACATATGCATAAGACCAAAAACATTGGTTTGAAATTGCTGTTCTATTTCACTGTTCGTTGCCGATTCGAAGGGACCAATGAGGCCATAGCCAGCATTGTTTATGAGCACATCTACACGCTGATACTTATCGACTATTTCTGCTACTGTCTGTTCTATTTGAGTACTATTAGTAACATCCAATTTCTTGATCTCCACATTCGATACCTGCTTCAATTCCTCTTCTTTCTCTGGAGAGCGCATGGTAGCAATTACTTGCCAACCTTTTGCTTGAAAAAGCTTAGCTGTGACTTTACCAATACCACTTGAGGAGCCGGTAATAAGAGCAATGGGCATGAGTAATGATAACTGCACTTAGATTATCAGCAGCTAAAATTTATACAATGCTTAGGTTCTGAAAGTTAATTCCCATTGTTTTACAGTAGTTTGCTGTATAGCAACAGTTCGATCTGAGATTTGTCTTCTATCGATGCCAACATGATATAAAATATCGAATACTTTTCCACTATCGCCTAGTGTTCCATCGGGAGAACCTCGATATGTAGTTTGTACTAGAGCATCTGCTGGGCCACAATTCATATTGGTAGTAATCTGAAACAATTGAGCATCGGTTGCTTCACGAATGACTTTGCTATGTAAGGCTATTCTCATGGTAGTAGTACCTCTGTCGGTTCGGGTTATTTGCGTTAGTCCTAATGGGCACTGCTGAGTGAAATGAGTAACCAATGGTACTAATACGGGCAAAAATCCCTCATTTCCGGCCATCATCAAGCGAACCATTTCCAGTGTTAGCGGTTGTTGACCTGTGCTATCAAATGGAGGAAGTTCTCGCAATTTACTTTTGATATCATCAACATGGCTCCCATGCAGATGAGTATCTAAACATCGTCTCACTGTACCTACAAGATGTTTTCCTGCCAGAGCCAGTTGTTTATTAGTAAGTACCTCTAAAAACACTTCATTTTGAGTTTCTATTGAGGGGACAGAGATAGGTGCTGACATGGATATTTTAATTAGGTGATTTAATTACTTTTTAATTTCCATTCGGTAACTAGTACTGGTGGTGTGTACTCAGTCACCTCTGCTTTGGGTACTAAATAGCAAACAGCGGCGCCACTTTCTCTGGGCCTCAAGCCAATTTCTGCCAATATAGCAAATAGTGCTAAACGAGCCTTTCTCACGGATGTTTGTTCACCCTCAATTGTGGTATGTAGTACCGGTTCAATGTTACCTAGATCATCTTGTCTACATGCTGCTTGGGTATGCCTTGAACTACAAACAGGAAAGGATCCTGAAACGAGGGCCCAACGGCTAGTCACTCTGTCTGTCGCTGCGAAATTAGGTGCACCAAGCACTACTTGGCGATCGATTGTTACTAACCTGGGATCCTTAATATGAGGAGCCAGTGCCCCCGCTGCAATAACAAATGCCATATTCCCCTCCATACTTAGGCGCAACTCACGGACAATGCGCTCAGTCGCTTTTCTACTTCTAGGATTGCCTGGTCTTGCTAGTGTGTCCGCAACAATAGCTCCTATGTCAGCGCGTAGTTCAGGCTTCGCTCGCTCGATTATGGGCAATAGTCCTGCGCCAACATGGGCAAGAAAGCTTTTATTATGCTGAGATTCGGCAGTCATTGGGGACATGGTTTTATTGTTAAGGCATCAAATTAATAGAAGTAAAGGAATTGTGCAAATAGATTGTTAGTACTTTATAAGAAAAAGGATGAGAAATTATTGCTAATTAAATGGTTGCCTGTAAAATGGGCAAGTCTGAAAATTACGTATGATCAAAGCAATTCTTTTTGATGCGGATGGGGTGATTATCAATAAACCTCGGTTGTTTAGCGAAGTATTGGCGGAAAGGCTTGGTTTGCCTTTGGCTACTGTGGTGCTTTTTTGGCAAGAAGCTTTCGGGCCCTGTTTAGTAGGTAAAGCTGATCTCAAGCAACAGTTATTACCTTATCTAGAGCAGTGGCAATGGTCTGGTTCTGTGGAAGACTTATTGGCATTATGGTTTAAGAGTGAACATTATATTGATGAACGGGTGGTTGCTCAGATCAAGGATCTGAAAAGTCGGGGAATAGAATGTTTTTTGTCTACTAATCAAGAAAAGTATCGGACGGATTATATGGTTGAGCATATGAATTTTGGTCAACTATTTCCTCAGATATTTTCTTCAGCATATGTAGGGCACAAGAAACCTCATGCTGAGTACTTTTCAGCAGTATTAGAGCAGTTGCCACATGTAACTAAAGAAGAAATGGTGCTTTGGGACGATGATCCAGAAAATATTGCCGGTGCTAAAAGCTTTGGTATTCAAGCAGAATTGTATACAAACTACGATGCTTTTCAGCACAAAGTAACCCGATATTAATAGGTGTACTCGTGTAGCTGCTTACGTAATTTCCGATGCCCAGGAAAAGTATGCGCGACTAATTGCCAAAATTTATTTGAGTGATTCATCTCTTTTAGATGGCATAACTCATGAACAACTACATACTCCGCCAATTCTCTTGGTAGAAAAATAATACGGTAATTAAAATTGAGATTTTTCTTAGTAGAACAGCTCCCCCATCGAGCTGCGGTATTCTTGATACTGATTTGATTATGCTGATACGGGTAAATAGACTGATACTGAGTGATAATATTCTTTACCAACAGTAAGGCTTGTTCTTTGTACTCTTGCCACCTTTCATGATCAGGCAGTAAAGTAATAGTTTTTTTGAACTTTTCTACAGTAGCCAAAATCCACTTGCTATGAGCATGAATAGCTTCTTCACCTTTGCTAAGAGATGCCCAACGGGGCATGGTCACAACTACTGCCAAATTGTGTTTGACTGTAATTCGTACTCTTTTGGCTCTTACGCTTTTTTTGAGTGTATAACTAATTTCTTGATTGTGCGTTTGTAACTTTCCTTCCATATTTAAATTACAGAATGCTATTCGAACCTTTGTATGTTCATTGGTAATCTCAATTCGGCTTTGATCATAAGGTGATCAGATCCCTCAATGCCAATAGTAGCAAAGTTGCTCACCGCGATGTTTTGAGAAACTAAAATATGGTCAATCTTGGTGCGAATAAAATATGGTCCCCAAGTGCTGAGTAGACCATATCCTCTAGCACTATCTTTCAGGAATGGGTTCATGGTCAGCAATTTTGTGAAGGTTGGTGACCATGAAGAGAGATTGAAATCCCCCATTACTATTACTTTTTGCTCACGATAATTTTGCAAGAGTATATCTAATTTTTTGAGTAACATATTTCTCCTATTCAAATAGAAGGGAGACATCGGGGCATCTGGATGGATCACAAGCAGTTTAACTTTTTCTGAGCCTGATAATTCTGCTGTTGCCTCAATCATGCCAGTGCTAGCGATACCATCGGTTTTGATATCACTTAAAGGGAAGCGACTAAAGACAGCTACTGAATCACCAGAATTAAATTGACAATGACAATCGTGGTAGTAGCTAAAAGGTAAATTAATTTGCTCTTTTAAGGCTTGATAACTACTTTCACTAATTTCTGCCATGCCCAGAATATCTAAACTATTGTTGGCAACTGCCTCGATGATCGGTAGGTGTTGGTAATTGTAATAAAATTTATTAAAAAAACCGATGCTCAGGTAATTGCTACTGTCTTTGTTTAGATCTCTTTCTTGCGCCAAGACAGTATTGTCTAAAGCGCTGGTGACCTGAATAGTGCTCAGAATTAAACTACTGAAGATGAACAATAAAACAACACCAATCCCGAGCCTTCGTATCGATCTGCTTTCTTGAGGTAACTGGCTAAAATAAAGAGTGGTGGCCATGAAGGTAACAATAAAGAGCATGGCCAAGAGCAGTGTTACCAAGGGGAGAAAACTGATGCCAATTTCTAATAGCCAAATTCCTTCAAACATTCTAGCGCCCAAAAGCAAGAGTGCACAAAAAGTAGTAAATGTGAGCAGGAGATAGTAAAGGCGAGAAAACATGGACATAGTACCTAGTTCGTAATGCACAGTGCGGAATTGGTTTAACATTTTTTTTAGCCGCTTGGCAAACTATAAGCGCACATTGATTAAGTTGCCGGATTCATAGCGTTTTAAACCGTGAGAGAATACTAGCTTAGCAAGCAGAGCAGTAAATAGCCAAAAAGCAGTTAGAATAGCAAGTATGCTCCAATCATTAGTTTGTAAAAACTTCATTGGTAAAGAAATAATAAAAAAGGCTGGCACTATAGTCATCATAATCACTTTTAGTCCGCCATAAAACTGATTTTGCGGATAGAGACTAAAGCCGAAAACTAAATAAAGTAATTGTTGAGCCGCTTCTTCAAAATGCCCGAGATAAAAAGCAAGAGATTGAGTAATAATCAGAAAGTTCAAGACAATGCCGAAACTGAGTAGATTAACTATCATAAACTTCGTGATGCCAAGCAATGATAAGTCTCCCCATAGGGCATAGACGACAATACCAAAAATAATATCACCTAGAGCGGATATATCAGTTTTACTTAGAAGCAATTGCCATAAAACACTTTTGGGAAAAGTAAGATAATAGTCTAATTCTCCTTGGCTAATGGACTTGGAAAAATGCCAATTACCACAGATGAAAAATATTGCGCCGAAACTGATATTGGCTGCGGCCAGCATGACCATATTATCTTGAAAGTCCCAGCCTCGGACTGAAGGGAATTGACTGAAAAATAATCCCCAAAGAATGATAAAAAATACATCATTGATAATCATACTGACGATTTGCATGATAAAGGCACTGCGATAAGCCATGGCTGAAAGTAAGGCACTCTTGAGCATGTAAACACTGAGACGATAATAAAGTTGCAGTTTAGTAAGAAACTTTTTCATATTTAGCCACCATTAACAGATAAACGGCGTAAACTATAAGAAAACATGATGTAGCTAATAGTAATAAAAGTGATTATCCAAAAGATTTGTAAAGATAGGGAAAAAAAGAAATCATCCCAGCTAAAGTGGACAATTTGCTTAGCTGCGCTGTAATAAATTTGGCTAAAAGGTGAAAGCAAGATAAGTTTTTGAAAAAAGTCGGGAAATAAGGCTACTGGCACAATAAGTCCGCTGAAAACCAAGCGAGCTTTGTGATAAATTGAGACCAAACCAGCCACAGTTTCTAGCCACAACGCAGATAAACCGATCATCAAGGCGATAGAAAAGTCTAGAATATAACCTAGCAGCAAATTGATACTACCCAAGAGCATCCCCTGCCAAGTAATGGAAGTCATGCCTACCAGAATGAAAGTAACTAAGGAGCCAATAATGAGGTTGGATAGTAGCACTGGTAGCGTACGTCCCACTGTAGCCCATAGATGAAAAGAAATATAAGAGTAGGGCTTGCTCATAGAATACGCGATCGTACCATTTTGCACTTCTTCAGCAATTACTTGGCTTGGTGATGGTCGACTAGCACTATCAAAACTTTGAGCGAACATAAGACTCCAGACCACCATAGCTACAGTGAAGCCATTGATCACAGTGACTCCTGATTCAGCATAAGTTACTTCATATAGTTGGGCAAAAAGCCATACCCGCAAAACTACAGCCATGCTCCGGGCAAACATATTAGGCCAATGAATTTTACTATTGCGGGCATTCACTTTACCGACGGCAAAGTACTTAGCAATTTTATTAGTTATGGTCGAGAGATGAGTAAGATCTGTAGTCATAGTACTAGATGCGGACATTAATCAAGTTTCCTGATTCATAACGTTTTAACCCATGATTAAAGAACTTAAGGGCGAATATAAAAGTACCGAACCAAAATAAAAACAAAACTCCAACAGTGTGCCAATTCCATTGCTGCATGATTTGTGCTGGTAAGGTAATGAGAAAGTAAATAGGAAATACTGTCTGCATCAGTGTTTTGATGCTACCGGTAAATACTGATTGAGGCACAAAGGCAAAGCCCAATAAAATACCATAATATTGATGAACTACCTCTTCAAAGGCATGAAAATAAAAAGCAAAAGTATGCAATATTGTCATAATATTTAACAGTATTGCCGCAGTAAGTAGTGCCATCAATAAAAAGATGACAGTATCTGTAAGTGAAGGTCCTCTGAAAAAGAAGAAAATGAATAAACCAAAAAGCAGATCGCCGATGGCTGCGATATCGGTCCTCGTGCTCCACAAATGCCACAATACCGGCTTAGGAAATGATAAATAATAATCCAATTCGCCCATCATAATAGTTTTGGCAATATGATGTACTCCTCCAGCAAAAATTAACATTATTCCTGCTTGGGTAGTGACTAAGGCAAATAAGGTGAGCATATCTGCAAAATGCCAGCCATTAATTTCCGGGAATCTGAGAAACATAATGTACCAAAGAGTACCGATGGCGACATCATTAAAAAACATACCAATAATTTTAGCCCAAAATGAAGTAGTATATTCCATTGCGGAAAGAATACTGAGCTTGGCCATGGTTATTGATAGCCGAAGATATTTAACCCCCATTAATAGAAACATATTTGATTGCTTTACGAAGAAAAAGATAGGTGCCGACACCTAAAAACAAAATCCAGAACAGTTGAATACTGGTGTAATGCCAAAAGATTACCCAGTCAAAATTCACTAGCAAGCGCGATGGGGCATAATAAATCTGAGTAAATGGTAAATATTCAACAATAGTTCTTAAACCTTCAGGGAAAAAAGCCACAGGCATAATCAGCCCACTAAAAATAAGTTGTGCTTTATTATAATTCCATAGTATTGGGGTGATATCTTCAAGCCAAAAAGCGAGAAGACCGATAAAGAGAAAAATAATAAACTCAATCAAATAACCCAGAATTACTGTCAAAGTAGCCAATAATAGCGTCGTTGCTGGTATTGAGATCATGCCCACCAAAAGCCAAGCAACAAAACAGCCAATGAAAATATTTACCACTAATAAGGGTAAAGTTTTTCCCACAAAAGAGGCTAAGTGAAACAGCAGAAAAGAATAGGGTTTACTAATAGAATAGGCAATGACACCAGATTTAATTTCTTCTTCAATCACTTTAGCTACCGGTGGTCGAGCAGCTGCTTGAAATGACTGAGCAAAAATAACGCCCCATATTACCATGGGTATAGTGAACCCGTTAATGATGTCAGTGTGAGAACTCTGGTATATGGCAAGATAGAGATAAGAGAGTACCCATACACGCATTATTACTAATCCCGTGCGACTAAATAAAGGGACAATATGCACTAGACTATTATTGATATTGGCTCGCACAAGAGCCCAGTATTTAGCTAATTTCTTTCTGAGAAATAATTTAGACACTAAAGGTTTTGCGGTAGATGCGGCAATCATAGTTGCTGTTCACGATAAATAGCAGCAATAATTTCTTCCATTGGTGGATCATAAATATTGATATCTTTGATCGAAAAGTTTTCTACTGCATAAGCTAATAACTTTTCTATCGAGCTAGTAGCGGTATCAAGCTCTACTCGCAAATTAAACTTACCTTGCTCCACCACTTTTCCTCCTT is drawn from Candidatus Abawacabacteria bacterium and contains these coding sequences:
- a CDS encoding ABC-2 family transporter protein; the protein is MAKLSILSAMEYTTSFWAKIIGMFFNDVAIGTLWYIMFLRFPEINGWHFADMLTLFALVTTQAGIMLIFAGGVHHIAKTIMMGELDYYLSFPKPVLWHLWSTRTDIAAIGDLLFGLFIFFFFRGPSLTDTVIFLLMALLTAAILLNIMTILHTFAFYFHAFEEVVHQYYGILLGFAFVPQSVFTGSIKTLMQTVFPIYFLITLPAQIMQQWNWHTVGVLFLFWFGTFIFALKFFNHGLKRYESGNLINVRI
- a CDS encoding DUF3467 domain-containing protein; the encoded protein is MAHDQAQNQQQQQQQNVINVQVKDEMQAGVYANAASVSVKENDILIDFGYILPGVNPTTIKVMARVNLSHVTAEQFLGVFQNALLDFRNQKKEQKN
- a CDS encoding M48 family metallopeptidase; the encoded protein is MEGKLQTHNQEISYTLKKSVRAKRVRITVKHNLAVVVTMPRWASLSKGEEAIHAHSKWILATVEKFKKTITLLPDHERWQEYKEQALLLVKNIITQYQSIYPYQHNQISIKNTAARWGSCSTKKNLNFNYRIIFLPRELAEYVVVHELCHLKEMNHSNKFWQLVAHTFPGHRKLRKQLHEYTY
- a CDS encoding HAD hydrolase-like protein; this encodes MIKAILFDADGVIINKPRLFSEVLAERLGLPLATVVLFWQEAFGPCLVGKADLKQQLLPYLEQWQWSGSVEDLLALWFKSEHYIDERVVAQIKDLKSRGIECFLSTNQEKYRTDYMVEHMNFGQLFPQIFSSAYVGHKKPHAEYFSAVLEQLPHVTKEEMVLWDDDPENIAGAKSFGIQAELYTNYDAFQHKVTRY
- a CDS encoding ABC-2 family transporter protein codes for the protein MIAASTAKPLVSKLFLRKKLAKYWALVRANINNSLVHIVPLFSRTGLVIMRVWVLSYLYLAIYQSSHTDIINGFTIPMVIWGVIFAQSFQAAARPPVAKVIEEEIKSGVIAYSISKPYSFLLFHLASFVGKTLPLLVVNIFIGCFVAWLLVGMISIPATTLLLATLTVILGYLIEFIIFLFIGLLAFWLEDITPILWNYNKAQLIFSGLIMPVAFFPEGLRTIVEYLPFTQIYYAPSRLLVNFDWVIFWHYTSIQLFWILFLGVGTYLFLRKAIKYVSINGG
- a CDS encoding non-canonical purine NTP pyrophosphatase, which produces MDILLATSNPGKINRYAELLARLNPNIRLLVPADVGIDDIRVQETGVNEVENAKLKAKAYWEALATDKKMPCLAGDTGTYLENVLPDEQPGMYSRRISGAGDSYSLDGDETMAKHYQALCHKYGGKIPGFYLDGHCIYEQDHWMTMQNKRFFVLTEKVVGPISKGFPMLSMIQGKITGKYINEMSHEEYLQEMSPVSDALKLLLASLQ
- a CDS encoding glycine--tRNA ligase, with translation MAELTMDTLVSLCKQRGFVFPGSEIYGGLANAWDYGPLGVELKNNIAQEWWRFFVRSRQDMVGIDAAVLMNPKVWESSGHVANFNDAQVDCKSCKSRLRADHLIENALEGVKVEGLSLEDLDKLILQNKIACPKCGEHNFTECRVFNLLFRTFIGPVSKDAETVYLRGELAQSMFTNFKNVLNTSRKKVPFGIAQIGKVFRNEITPGNFIFRTLEFDLMEFEYFIHPSTWETTFEYWLAEMKRWVEHIGIDTKRTRVREHTQDELSHYSKRTVDIEFETPFGWKELFGLAYRTDFDLKNHMEKSGEDLQYFDPFTNEKFIPHVVEPTFGLTRTFLMILLSSYHEEQLAGKEGEDSSRVVLKLNPRIAPYKTAILPLSNKLTEQAQKVWALVKDTYNSDFDTSGSIGKRYRRQDEIGTPYCITVDFETANDNKVTIRERDSMKQDRIAIDQVATYLKEHLGF
- a CDS encoding 50S ribosomal protein L25; amino-acid sequence: MGNSISLAANKRDVIGKKVKDLRAKGIIPGVVYGHGNPTDHIELNAKEFTKVFKEAGSNTIVDLTVDGKAVKTIIYEVTFDPTSEAPRHVDFYRVKMNEKLTTTVPLNFVGESAAVRTLSAIIVHNKDELEITCLPADLPHEIQVDISKLAEINDMIHVSDLTIPANVEVSEDPETVIAQAILPKEEVIETPAAPAEGEMPAEGAAPVEGGEAAPAEGGEEKKE
- a CDS encoding endonuclease/exonuclease/phosphatase family protein, with the protein product MSMFSRLYYLLLTFTTFCALLLLGARMFEGIWLLEIGISFLPLVTLLLAMLFIVTFMATTLYFSQLPQESRSIRRLGIGVVLLFIFSSLILSTIQVTSALDNTVLAQERDLNKDSSNYLSIGFFNKFYYNYQHLPIIEAVANNSLDILGMAEISESSYQALKEQINLPFSYYHDCHCQFNSGDSVAVFSRFPLSDIKTDGIASTGMIEATAELSGSEKVKLLVIHPDAPMSPFYLNRRNMLLKKLDILLQNYREQKVIVMGDFNLSSWSPTFTKLLTMNPFLKDSARGYGLLSTWGPYFIRTKIDHILVSQNIAVSNFATIGIEGSDHLMIKAELRLPMNIQRFE
- a CDS encoding SDR family oxidoreductase; this encodes MPIALITGSSSGIGKVTAKLFQAKGWQVIATMRSPEKEEELKQVSNVEIKKLDVTNSTQIEQTVAEIVDKYQRVDVLINNAGYGLIGPFESATNSEIEQQFQTNVFGLMHMCRAVLPAMRRQKNGTIINISSMLGKIALPFHSLYTASKFAVEGFSEALQYEIKQFGIRIKLVEPGSTSTDFFSRSLITTDIHKVPEYKILYEQLMKNSESWNDADPSIVAQVIYQAATDNKQKLRYPVGKDSKRLLRLRHFIPEQLWHYLMDKFLLH
- a CDS encoding ABC-2 family transporter protein, whose product is MKKFLTKLQLYYRLSVYMLKSALLSAMAYRSAFIMQIVSMIINDVFFIILWGLFFSQFPSVRGWDFQDNMVMLAAANISFGAIFFICGNWHFSKSISQGELDYYLTFPKSVLWQLLLSKTDISALGDIIFGIVVYALWGDLSLLGITKFMIVNLLSFGIVLNFLIITQSLAFYLGHFEEAAQQLLYLVFGFSLYPQNQFYGGLKVIMMTIVPAFFIISLPMKFLQTNDWSILAILTAFWLFTALLAKLVFSHGLKRYESGNLINVRL